The Streptomyces noursei ATCC 11455 sequence CCAGGACGAGAGGGCGCGGTTGATGATCTCGTTCGCGGACCGCAGTGGTGAGAAGTAGAAGGCGGCCGTGTCGATGTGGTTGACCCCCTGCTCGAACGCACTGTGCAGCAGGTCGACGGCGGCATCGCGGTCGATCGGCGTGCCGGCGGAGTTCCCCCTCATGCCGTTGCCCGTCAGCCGCATCGCGCCGTAGCCGATGCGAGTCACCTCCAGGTCGTCCCCGAGCTTCCAGGTCCCCGCACTCGCCGCTGCGCTCACCATGCTCCTTCGCCCGTCGGTTCGTCAGGTCCTGGAGTATGGGGCCGTCTCGGTGTGCTGCGACAGGTCAACGAGCCCGGCGGAACATCACGTCCCTGTCCGGAACTCACCATCATCGCCCATCCGTTGGACTTGACGAGAGAGCACAGGGCAGGGCGATGTTTCAGGTCTTCTGCTGCTGTCTTGCCGAGGTGGCGGACGATCCCCTGTGCCAGGGCCGGGGCCTGGCCGGGAGGTTCTGAAGCTATGCCGACTCAGGTCGGTCCGGGTTCGGGATGAAGGTGGGTAGCGCGGCGAGGCTGTGGCGCACCGCCTCGGCCCCGTACGCGAACATCTGCCGCTCGTAGCTGTCGACCGCGGAGAGAAGGTCTTGACGGCCCTCGGCGGCCTCAGCCAGGCGGCGGCCCAGCAGGTCGGCATCGCGCAGGGCGGTGTTCGCACCGTTGCCGCCGGTCGGAGAGGTGGCGTGGATGGCGTCACCGAGCAGCGTGACCGGACCGGGTGCCCAGCGCTCACCTGGCTCGACGACCCCGATGGACAGCAGGGTGCTGTTGTCCGGGTCGGCCTGTTCGATGAGCGCCCGCAGGTCCGGGTGCCAACCTTTCATCCTGGACAGCGCGGCCTCCCGTGCCGTCAGGGTGCCGAGAGAGCCGTTCGGCGGGAGGATCATGGCCCAACGCACGTAGTCGTGGATGTCAGGGAGCGTCACTTCGGGCGCCAGTCTCTCCGCCGCTTCCTTTGGCGGAACGGGGAACCGCATCGCCCCGAGCAACAGACTCACTCCGCCCCCGACGATCTTCCCGCCGTAGGCCCGGGAGAGGCCGGCGAACTGCTCCGTGAGCGGCGTGCGGCCGATGACGAACCGAACGCCGGTGTCCCTCGGGGTGGTCTGCGGCGTCAGCACCTGGCGAACCGCGGAGCCGACCCCGTCCGCCCCGACGAGCAGATCAGCGGTTGCCGGCTCGCGTTGCGCGAACCGGGCTTCGACCCTGCCGTCGTCCAACACGTCGTAACCGGTCAGCGCGGCCCCGGTGTGCACAGGGAGTCCGGTCAGCAGCAGGTGCCGGAGTACTTGCCGGTCGACCACGATCCCGCTCCTGGCAGGGCCGAGTTCGCCGATCTTGTTCAGCTGGGTGTCCAGGGCCAGGCGCTCGACGCAGGCGTCACTGACGACCGCGTCCAGCAGCGCATGCCGACGCTGTGGCAGGCAGCTGCGCAGCGCCTCGAATCCGACCGGATCCAGTACGAGCCGGTACCCCTGGAATCGTGCGGTGATCGCCGGGTCCCGCTCGTACACGTCGACCTCGATCCCGGCACCGCGCAGACCCTGCGCCAGGCACAGACCCCCCAGACCGGCTCCGACCACGGAAACTCGCATCACGCACCTCCTGAACAGACTGTCCGAACCCTGCTCAGGACCTGAGCACGGGGTACGCCGACCACGCAGAGACGAACTTAGTTCTGCATGGACGAACTAAGCTCTACAAGGCGAACATAGTTCGTGTCAAGCTATAGTGATCGGCATGCCCTCCGATCCCCGGCAACGCCGAGCAGCTCGTCACGCCCAGCCCGCTGGGGAGCCCGCGGCGGTGTCCCCGCGCAAAAAGCCCATCACGATCGACCGGATCACCGACGCCGCCCTACAGGTCGTGGCCACCGAGGGTTACGACGCACTGACCATCCGTCGAGTCGCCGCGGTCCTCGACACCGGGCCGTCGTCGCTGTACGCGCACATCGTCGGCAAGGAGGACATCGACGATCTGCTCGTCGGCCGGCTCTGCTCCGAGGTCGTGCTGCCCGAACCGGACCCGGCCACGTGGCGCAAGCAAGTCCTCGACGTGTACGCGCAGATCCGCGACCAGTACCTGAAGTACCCCGGAGTCTCCCGTGCCGCGCTGGGCGTGGTCCCGACCAACCTCTCGACGTTGCGGGTCAAGGAAGGACTTTTGGCGATCCTGCTCGCCGGCGGAATCGAACCGCGGAGCGCCGCCTGGGCGCTCGATGCGCTGTCTCTCTACGTCAGCGCCTACGCCTGGGAGCAGTCGCTGGTCCAGCAGCGGCGCAAACACCCGGACCAGGAGTGGGTCCTTGGCCGCGAGGAGCTGATCCACCGGTTCACCGCGCTGCCGGCCGACACGTTTCCGCAGACCCGACGCCATGCCGCTGAGCTGACCTCCGGCACCGGACATGACCGGTTCGAGTTCACCCTCGGACTGATGATGGACAACCTCACCCAGCCCCGGCCCCAGCCGACACCTGCATCCGACACCACCGGATGAACGCCGCAGCCCGAGGCGGGTCCGTACCGGTGCAACTCCCGGTCATGGAAGCAGCACTTGACGGGTGACGTGGCCGCCGACTGGTCAGGATGGGCGAGGCAGTGGCTTCCACGCGAGTGTCGAGCGTTCGCCGGAGCGGTATTCGTGCGGGTCGACCTCAAGGCGTGCTTCCACCGATTCCGGGCTGGAGCGTGCCAGCACGATCGTCGGCTTGCACACGTCGGTCATGACGTTGGCCGGGTGGTCGATGTGGAGCCACCGGCCCAGTGGCCGGGCGAGGTCCGGTACCTCGTCGACGACCGTGGTGAGGAGCACAGGGATGTCGACGCGGATGTTGCGGACGGTCCACATCAGCCGGTCTCCCCACGACTCCTCTTCAGAGACGTCGTCGACGGGGTCGTGCATGGGCTCGCCGTATGGCTGGTGGGGTTCCCGGGTCAGGCGTTCGTATCGTTCGATGACGATCAGGCGGGGCGTCCGGCCCTCGATGTGGATCTTTGCTGCCGCGTTCACGTGGGAGTCGGTCGGGTCGGGGGTCTCCTTGACGACGAGCGTCCTGGGCTGCGTCGAGGGCGGGTATCCCGTGAAGAGGACGACGGGGAGGCCGGCATTGGCGGCATGGACCGCAACGTCGCGGCCGACCTTCGCCTCACGAGTTCCCCGCTGCGCGATGATGCCGGCCTTGTGCCGGAAGTTGAGCTCAGCGAGCTGCGTCAGGTCCGGCCAGGGGGTGGGCACCAAGGTGGCTGCCTCGTCTCGGTGACGACGGAGTTGTTCGGTGACGGATGCGCCGGAACTGTCGATCTGCCTGGTCATCTGGTGCCCCCCTCTGGTTGGCCTGTCATCGTCTCCAGAGACGGGCCACACAGGCGGGTTTCCGTCGCACTCCCGCCTCCAGCATCCCGCCAGCGACCACTTCTCGTGGGTTTGGCCGCCACAGCCCACTGCTCGGGATTCACCGCCGCGTCGAACAGGCGCTGCAGGCGGTGGCGTTGTGGGGGTCGTAGCGGCGTCGGCGGCAGGCGCACCAGGGCCAGTTGGCGCAGGCCGGGCATCGGGTGTGGGGGGCGGCGACGGGTACGCCGCAGGCGCCGTCCTGGCCGGTGCACTCGCGCATCGGCGGCCGGTAGGCGACGGCCTCGGCGGTGGTGCGGTTCGCGGCCGAGCCCGGCTCCAGCTCTTCGGCGTCGTCCGGCTCGCGTCGTGGCGCGAGGAGTCGTCCGGCTCGGCAGACGGTGCACGGTGCGTCGTCGCGGCCTGGCTGGTCGGCCAGGTGCCAGCCGTCCTCACACCGGCCCGCGCACACCGTGCGGGCCAGCAGCCACACGGCGACGTCGTCGGGCCGGTATCCCTCCTGGTTCGCCTCGGCCTCACGTTGGAGGGGGCGTCCGGCCCAACTCCCCCACCAGCGCCGCTCCACCCGGGCCGCCAACTGCCGCGGGGTGCGGGTTTGCAGCTCGGTGTGGATGGTGTCCATGACGGTGGGCGGGACGGCGCCGCCGCAGGCGCGGAGCACCTTGTCGGGCAGCGCCGCCAGGACCGCGCGCACCGGATCGCCCGCGGTGCTCGCGTCCTGGCAGGCGTCGCACTGGTCCCAGTCCCACGTCCGCGGGAAGAAGGTGAGCGCCCACCGGTGACGGTGGTCCTTGCGGCGCTCCGGGGCGACGTGGACGACCCGGTCGGCCGGGGAACCGCGGTCCGGCAGCGGCGCGGAGCAGGTCCGGCACATCCCTCGGCAGGTCCGGCAGCGTTGCCCGTCGCGGGTAGGGGCCTGGCAGGTGGGGCATTCGCGCCGGCACACCTGGCACAGATGGTCCTCGGGGTGCGGCTGTGGCAGCCAGCGGCGCTCGCCCTGGCAGCGCACGCACCGGCGCGGGTCGGTCTCCTCGCGGTGGGTGGGCAGGATCGGCTGGCCCGGGCACTGGTCGCAGCGGACGACGGCCCGCTCCCGGTTGGCGTCGAAACGCACGCTCATGCGGCAGTCCTCCCGTGGTTCCGCGCCGCCGCGGCGGCGAGTTCGTCAGCGTAACGGGTCGTGACCGCGCACCACGTCGCGGTCGTCACCGGCGCAGGGCCGGGATGGCCTCAGAGGCCCTCAACCTCCGCCCCTGAGTGGCGTGTTGACGTATGAGCCACCGTTCCATGCGCTTGCGGCTCACGACCCGGCCGTCCGCGCGAAGCCCGGCGGTGGTCCGCTTGGCACCGTACGCGCCGCCGGCGTTGTCAGTTGCCCGACGAAACCTGGGAGCGATCGGACTCCGTGGCGCACTTATCGCGTTCATCGCGTTCGTCGCGTTCGTCGTGTTCGTCGCCTTCGTTGGTGGGGTTGATGGAATCGGTGGGGAGACCCTCCCGTTGCACGAGGTGGCGGTGCAGCATGGGGGCGCTGGTGAGGGCGAGGAGGAGGGCGACGGCGCCGGCGCCGATGGCGACGGCGAAGCCCCAGCGGGTGCCGTAGGCGTCGACGACGACTCCCGACACCGCCGCGCCGAGCGCCACGCCGCTCTGCAGGCCGGCGATCATCCACGTCATGGCCTCGGTGAGCTGGTGCTCGGGGGTGGTTCGCTCGACGATGCCCATGATGACCACCATCGTCGGGGCGAAGAAGACTCCGGCGACGAAGACCACGGCGGCCATTCCCGCGATGTTGTCGACCAGGAGGAAGGGCAGGGTGGTCAGGGCGGTTCCGGTCACGCCTACGACCAGCAGCCGCGGGAGCGGGATACGGAGCTTCAGGGCACCGAAGGCGAGGCCGGAGATTCCGGAGCCGAGTGCGTAGACCGCGAAGACGAGGCCGGAGAGCGCCTTGTTGCCCTGCTGTTCGGCGAAGGCCAGGCCCATGGTGTCGACCATGCCTGCGATGGCGCCCCCGAAGAGGAGGGTGAGAGCGAGCATGAGTACGGGGGCGGAGAAGACCACCGGTGCGCCGCTGGAGGTCTCCGTGCGCGGCTTGACCGGCGGTTCGGTGCGCTTCTGCGGCACGAACAGTGCGACGCCGACGGCCAGCAGGACGGCCGCGGCGAGCGGCGCGGCCTGGGGGAACAGCGCCGTGGACAGCGTCACCGCCAGCGCCGGGCTGATGACGTAGGTCAGTTCGTCGACCACCGACTCCATGGAGTAGGCCGTGTTCAACTGCGGGCGGCCGCGGTAGATCTCCGTCCACCGCGCGCGCACCATCGCGCCCATGCTGGGCATCAGGCCCGACAGCAGGGCGAAGACGAAGAGGGTCCAGGTGGGGGCGCCGGTGGTGGCACAGAGCAGTAGGGCGCCCAGCGCGATCACGCTGATGCCGGTGGCGACCGGCAGTACGCGGCCCTGCCCGCGGCGGTCCACGATCCGGGAGACCTGTGGCCCGAGGAAGGCCATGGAGAACGTGAAGGTGCCCGCCACCAGACCGGCCAGGGCGTACTGGCCGGTCGTCTCGGAGAGCATCGTCAGGATGCCCATGTGGGTCATGGGCAAGGGAAGTCGGGCGAGGAGGCCGGCGGCGCTGAACGCCTTCGCGCCGGGAGCGGAGAAGATTTCGCTGTAGGGATTTGCCATGTTTCGTCCAGAGGTTGGGGTGATCCCGTGCGGGCGGCGGCAACAGGCAGGGACGTTCCTGCCGCCGCGCGCCACGCATGAGGGCACCGTGCAGACGACAGAACAACAACTGGGACTATAGTCCCAGTTTCTTGAGCGGGGAAACCGGGTCGGCCCGTGGAGTGCTTATGGCGCCCCGCAGTTGGCGTCGACAGCGGTTCGGTCCCACCGCGCCCGCGGTGCGCCGGCGGGCCGGGTTATGGTGCTGGCGCCCACCCCCAGGCAGGAGAGTTTCCCGACATGTCGATCCCCGACGAGGCCATCACCGACGGACGCAAGGCCAAGGGCGCCCGCCGACGGCGGGCCCTGCTGGAGGCCGCGGTGCGGGTGGTCGCCCGGGACGGTGCCGCCGGCGCCACCCATCGAACGGTCGCCCAGGAAGCCGGCCTGCCCACGACGGCGACCACCTACTACTTCGAGAGCATCGACGCACTGCTGACCGCGGCCCTCACCAGCTGCATGGAGGCCGACTCCGCACGCGTCCGGGAACTGATCGAGGCGCCCCCGGCGGCCGACGGCACCGACCGGATCCGGGGCCTGGCACTGTTCATGGCCGACCAGCTCGCCGACCGGGCGCACCTCCTGGCCGAGTTCGAGCTCTGCCTGCGCGCGGCCCGGCGCCCGGAACTCCGGGACACCACCAGCCGCTGGACGGCCACGCTCGCCGACTTCGCCCGGCTCTTCACCGACGACCAGCTCCGGATCACCCTCTTCACCCACGCCTACGACGGTCTGTTGCTGAAGGCGCTGCTCGGCGACGAGCCCACGACGGTCGCGGACTTCGAGGCCATGCTGCGCGAACTCCTCCCTGCCGGACAGTGAGGAAATTCCGTGGTTCGCAAGGCGTTGAAGCGTGACCATCAACGAATCGCAATATTTTAGCCCGATTAGGCTCGTAATCCGCGGAACCCTGAGGGTAAGGTTGACCGTAGAACAGCCCGGGACGGACACCCCTGGGTCAGATGGATGCAGTCGTACGCAGGGGGGACGACCTTGTCCAGCCAGAGGGAACCGAGAGCGAGCCACGGGCCGAGACGGCTCCGCGAGCCGAGCAGGATCCGCGTCCTCGTCGCCGATGCGCACGCGGCCGCCCGCGCCGGCTTCTGCCTGCTCGTCTCCTCTGCGCCCGACATGGAAGTGGTCGGCGACGCCGCCGACGGGGAGTCCGTCGTGGCACTGGCGCGCAGCACCGCGCCCGATGTCGTGCTCATGGACACACATCTGCGCGAGCCCGACGGCCTGGAGGCGACCCGGCAGATCACCGGCGATCCGGCGCTGCGGAACGTCCGGGTGCTGATGCTGACCATTCACGACGACGAAGAACACCTCTTCAAGTCGCTGGCCATGGGGGCGGCCGGCTTCCTGCCCGTCGACACCCAGCCCGCACAGCTTCTGGA is a genomic window containing:
- a CDS encoding FAD-dependent oxidoreductase — protein: MRVSVVGAGLGGLCLAQGLRGAGIEVDVYERDPAITARFQGYRLVLDPVGFEALRSCLPQRRHALLDAVVSDACVERLALDTQLNKIGELGPARSGIVVDRQVLRHLLLTGLPVHTGAALTGYDVLDDGRVEARFAQREPATADLLVGADGVGSAVRQVLTPQTTPRDTGVRFVIGRTPLTEQFAGLSRAYGGKIVGGGVSLLLGAMRFPVPPKEAAERLAPEVTLPDIHDYVRWAMILPPNGSLGTLTAREAALSRMKGWHPDLRALIEQADPDNSTLLSIGVVEPGERWAPGPVTLLGDAIHATSPTGGNGANTALRDADLLGRRLAEAAEGRQDLLSAVDSYERQMFAYGAEAVRHSLAALPTFIPNPDRPESA
- a CDS encoding TetR/AcrR family transcriptional regulator; translated protein: MPSDPRQRRAARHAQPAGEPAAVSPRKKPITIDRITDAALQVVATEGYDALTIRRVAAVLDTGPSSLYAHIVGKEDIDDLLVGRLCSEVVLPEPDPATWRKQVLDVYAQIRDQYLKYPGVSRAALGVVPTNLSTLRVKEGLLAILLAGGIEPRSAAWALDALSLYVSAYAWEQSLVQQRRKHPDQEWVLGREELIHRFTALPADTFPQTRRHAAELTSGTGHDRFEFTLGLMMDNLTQPRPQPTPASDTTG
- a CDS encoding MFS transporter, with product MANPYSEIFSAPGAKAFSAAGLLARLPLPMTHMGILTMLSETTGQYALAGLVAGTFTFSMAFLGPQVSRIVDRRGQGRVLPVATGISVIALGALLLCATTGAPTWTLFVFALLSGLMPSMGAMVRARWTEIYRGRPQLNTAYSMESVVDELTYVISPALAVTLSTALFPQAAPLAAAVLLAVGVALFVPQKRTEPPVKPRTETSSGAPVVFSAPVLMLALTLLFGGAIAGMVDTMGLAFAEQQGNKALSGLVFAVYALGSGISGLAFGALKLRIPLPRLLVVGVTGTALTTLPFLLVDNIAGMAAVVFVAGVFFAPTMVVIMGIVERTTPEHQLTEAMTWMIAGLQSGVALGAAVSGVVVDAYGTRWGFAVAIGAGAVALLLALTSAPMLHRHLVQREGLPTDSINPTNEGDEHDERDERDERDKCATESDRSQVSSGN
- a CDS encoding TetR/AcrR family transcriptional regulator; translation: MSIPDEAITDGRKAKGARRRRALLEAAVRVVARDGAAGATHRTVAQEAGLPTTATTYYFESIDALLTAALTSCMEADSARVRELIEAPPAADGTDRIRGLALFMADQLADRAHLLAEFELCLRAARRPELRDTTSRWTATLADFARLFTDDQLRITLFTHAYDGLLLKALLGDEPTTVADFEAMLRELLPAGQ
- a CDS encoding LuxR C-terminal-related transcriptional regulator, whose product is MRVLVADAHAAARAGFCLLVSSAPDMEVVGDAADGESVVALARSTAPDVVLMDTHLREPDGLEATRQITGDPALRNVRVLMLTIHDDEEHLFKSLAMGAAGFLPVDTQPAQLLEGIRATAAGASFLNPWHTQKVIERYVPRLYDGSAVNRPALAELSDREREVLALIGEGLTNSEIAQRLSLSPLTAKTYVSRIMAKLGARDRVQLALVAVESGIAAHACVPVAP